One Archangium violaceum genomic window, GCCACCGCCCATATCCAGAGGGGCAGTCCGGAGAGGAAGGGCCCCAGGTAGAAGCCCGGCGGTGAAGCACCGAACTGCCTCGCGGCCTGCCCGGAGAGGACGTTGAAGTCCACGTAGGCGATGAAGGAGTGGAAGGGCTTGCCCCACGTCGCCCAATCGAGCGCGCCCAGGCCGAGCGCGACGCCCATCCCCGCGAGACAGGTGAAGGCGAGCACCCGCCAGCGCCGCTCCACCATCAGCCAGAGGAGCGCCGCCAGCACCACCACCGCCGAGCCGTAGCGCGCCACCACCGCCAGCCCCAGCGCCAACCCCCCCACCAGGCCCGCTCGCACCGGCCGCTCGGTGCGGTCCAGTGCCTCCAGGGCCACCACCAGGAAGGCGGTGGAGAGGGACTCACCCAGCGTCCGCCCCGCGAAGACGATCACCGGCCCGTAGAGGCCCACGGCCAGGGCCGAGAACAGCGCTCCGGTGGATCCGGCGCGGCGCTCGGCGAAGCGGTACACGGACCACAGCATCCACCCATGCAGCACGGCCTGGGCAACGGCGAGCAATCCCCGGTACGCCACCGGATGGGTGAGGCCCAGCACGTCCGCCAGCCGCAGCAGCCACGAGGCCACTCCGGGTAGGGCCCAGTTGCGCAGGCCCGCGCGCCACTCCCAGGCCAGCACCCCGTAGCCATGCGCACGGAACCAGGCCGGCTCGAGCAGCTGGTACACCTCGTCCGGGTGGATGCGGCCGAGCTGCACCACCGCGACGACAGCGGGCACGAGCCCCACCACGCCCAAC contains:
- a CDS encoding glycosyltransferase family 39 protein codes for the protein MTVPAPLSAPPPSVAPVPGSPPTVARRRWSHVLMLGVVGLVPAVVAVVQLGRIHPDEVYQLLEPAWFRAHGYGVLAWEWRAGLRNWALPGVASWLLRLADVLGLTHPVAYRGLLAVAQAVLHGWMLWSVYRFAERRAGSTGALFSALAVGLYGPVIVFAGRTLGESLSTAFLVVALEALDRTERPVRAGLVGGLALGLAVVARYGSAVVVLAALLWLMVERRWRVLAFTCLAGMGVALGLGALDWATWGKPFHSFIAYVDFNVLSGQAARQFGASPPGFYLGPFLSGLPLWIWAVAPLGLRSLHQRRAVSLPLSCAVAYLAALTATAHKEERFLYPGLVLLVMAAAPSLAAFMLSRKAARMRQAVGSLALMATVVSGRFYPPVDLRGDQFRGIVAATRDEGTRGLLIVNEGLWGAGGYFYIGKNIPWATCDWPRDANFQGAMRDRRFNRVVTFEGRALAELQAAGFRVVGQVGRETVLARD